A window of Platichthys flesus chromosome 23, fPlaFle2.1, whole genome shotgun sequence contains these coding sequences:
- the arid2 gene encoding AT-rich interactive domain-containing protein 2 — MANSTGKNLLDQRRKGQAFLDELRQFHQSRGSPFKKIPIVGGKELDLNALYVRVVALGGFAKVSDKNQWIELGDDFNFPRSCSNAAFALKQYYLRYLEKYEKVHHFGEDDEEVQPGNPKTSLPIGAIPNSYNYQQHVVSDYLRQSYGLSTDFVPPCDYNKLVLSLLSGLPNEVDFAVNVCTLLSNESKHSMQLDKDPKLVTLLLAHAGVFDDSLGSFSGVFGIDWKEKTSRDFIRFWKEVVEDREVRELIWDKSSQPQDGTSCVGRWESLFHPPRRAGINDMEAQRVLQIAVILRNLSFEETNVKLLAANRTCLRFLLLCAHCNLISLRQLGLDTLGNVAAELQLDPVDFRTTHLIFHTITKCLMSRDRFLKMRAMEILGNLSKAEDNGVLICEYVDQDSYREVIMLLTLPDLMLLMASLEVLYLLAQLGEIPCSKIACVDHSIDLLVRLVSVDLHTFGPDALTAVRLIEHQASADQAAEVRPQLVEQVPAPVQGTPAPVTRVPVQSTQPPSGIVELDGEKFTLQWLNAHFETNSEGSVSRSEMYSEYLATCSKMGRSNILNSTGFLKCLRTVFPNHTMRRQDESKTNGQVHILLVGLRRRSIPLPIQLYYQQSLQQQHPAAVSPAPGDPQAPTSGLTSGLIVGPTFVRALGPKLSTAVAAPSMALTAQEPPHSSHPTVSRHLVSPQVAPNAPAMGQQQVRPGPLVQIPMSVQATQNHSPQSPQQHSPMLPTGTPVTLFQQVPQGHILTTRVQNVCPPIAQHPSLPQPSPLGGASPMETASAPSSSIQVGAGQASRVAFQNIAPKPAPNQSGGHAATIASPNQQQAQSVVIVSPNPQQSPGYNPAIHQIVLANPSAIPVAQTIQIAGHPGAASSPCPPISSHSSTQSNQTVSQALSMKRHQQQQPLQLISQAPPSQPTSTESSLIKQLLLPKRGPSTPGGKLILPAPQVPPPNSMMSSSPQVIYQTGYSSQNPSPQPQQLNVQLVPGQLPATGAPALQTVQLLPGQLISTSSPGAATIIQGPTAAGQVTFTVVPNTGFTTSAAVAAVAPVVSPPQFSTGTVPHHTPAAPPTPPPLPAPLRGDKIICQKEEEAKDATGLHIHERKIEVMENSSLAEGDSSNGKTSNGDVAAGGKLVNGRKCMESNLPPYHSGNSQGSLNGPAVESHPANGKQALSPCLNSPVEGNTDPKKTLLNGVCDFDRVDSAGNLNKNIPNHIASKQYLGNGEVGPSEKSHGPDPPLPSPPLPQQDTAKAQQAERLANGPQAVGNRLPSELTNGPLMLGHSVLRQQLHPNSSLPPTVTVTSQSLAASPSNGVASEARGLKRPAESEDRSAAAASSGIPNKVGVRIITITDPNNAGSSATMVAVPAGTDPSTVAKVAIEKATQQRNCSAMEAAGSTLTGTQSPPPASQPAPAGHHNPHLPAQQTSAAPPEQSRKPGQNFKCLWQSCKRWFETPSQVFYHAAMQHGGKEVYGGQCLWEGCEPFPRQRLSFVTHLQDKHCSREALLAGLKLEEQQAQSPNQTSSQTPPVAGSPTAQRAPKAIVNHPSAALMALRRGSRNLVFRDFTDEKEGPVTKHIRLTAALTLKNIAKHSDCGRMLVKRHETHLSVLALSNMEVSTTLAKCLYELTRSLQA; from the exons ATACTTGGAGAAGTATGAGAAAGTTCACCACTTCGGCGAGGACGATGAAGAAGTGCAGCCGGGGAATCCCAAAACGTCTCTTCCAATCGGTGCAATTCCCAACTCTTACAACTACCAGCAACACGTTGTATCAG ACTATCTCCGCCAAAGCTATGGACTGTCTACGGATTTCGTTCCACCGTGTGACTATAACAAACTGGTGCTGTCACTCCTTTCGGGCCTACCCAACGAAGTGGACTTTGCTGTTAACGTTTGCACGCTGCTTTCCAACGAGAGCAAGCACTCCATGCAGCTGGACAAGGACCCCAAACTGGTCACGTTGCTGCTGGCCCACGCCGGCGTCTTCGACGACT CGCTAGGCAGCTTCTCCGGGGTGTTCGGGATAGACTGGAAGGAGAAAACCTCCCGGGACTTTATCAGG TTCTggaaggaggtggtggaggacagggaAGTCAGGGAGCTGATCTGGGACAAGAGCAGTCAACCGCAAG ATGGGACGTCGTGTGTCGGGCGCTGGGAGAGCCTCTTCCACCCGCCGCGGCGGGCGGGCATCAACGACATGGAGGCCCAGCGGGTGCTGCAGATTGCCGTTATCCTACGAAACCTGTCCTTCGAGGAAACCAACGTCAAGCTGCTAGCGGCCAACCGAACGTGCCTGCGCTTCCTTTTGCTCTGTGCCCACTGTAACCTCATCTCACTCCGACAGCTCGGACTTGACACGTTGGGCAACGTGGCTGCCGAG CTCCAGCTGGATCCCGTTGACTTTCGGACGACTCACCTGATCTTTCACACCATCACCAAATGCTTGATGTCCAGGGACAGGTTCCTCAAAATGAGAG CCATGGAGATCCTGGGCAACCTCAGCAAGGCAGAGGACAACGGGGTGCTAATCTGCGAGTATGTGGACCAGGACTCGTACAGGGAGGTAATCATGCTCCTCACCCTGCCTGACCTCATGCTCCTCATGGCCTCCTTGGAGGTGCTGTACCTGCTGGCCCAGCTCGGAGAGATTCCCTGCAGCAAGATCGCCTGCGTGGACCACAGCATAG ACCTGTTAGTGCGCTTGGTATCGGTTGACCTTCACACGTTTGGACCTGACGCCCTAACAGCGGTGCGGCTGATTGAGCATCAGGCCAGCGCTGACCAGGCAGCCGAGGTGCGACCGCAGCTGGTAGAGCAGGTACCTGCCCCTGTGCAGGGAACACCAGCACCTG TAACGAGGGTCCCAGTTCAATCCACTCAACCACCATCTGGTATTGTTGAACTAGACGGGGAGAAATTCACACTGCAGTG GCTAAACGCACACTTCGAGACAAACTCTGAGGGCTCCGTGTCTCGGTCAGAAATGTACTCGGAGTACCTGGCCACGTGCAGTAAAATGGGACGAAGCAACATCTTGAACTCCACCGGCTTCCTGAAATGTCTGCG GACTGTGTTCCCCAACCACACGATGCGGCGGCAGGATGAGTCCAAGACCAATGGCCAGGTTCACATCCTCCTGGTAGGGCTAAGGCGACGGTCAATCCCCCTGCCCATCCAGCTGTACTACCAGCAgtcgctgcagcagcagcatccggCAGCAGTTTCTCCAGCACCTGGAGACCCTCAGGCCCCAACATCAG GCTTAACTTCCGGACTCATTGTTGGACCGACGTTTGTCCGGGCCCTAGGACCCAAACTCAGCACTGCTGTTGCCGCCCCCTCCATGGCCTTGACCGCACAGGAACCTCCCCATTCAAGCCACCCGACTGTTTCTCGCCACCTGGTTTCCCCACAGGTGGCTCCAAATGCTCCTGCAATGGGGCAACAGCAGGTCCGACCTGGTCCACTGGTCCAGATTCCCATGTCGGTACAAGCCACTCAGAACCACAGCCCCCAGAGTCCACAGCAGCACTCCCCCATGCTCCCCACCGGAACGCCAGTAACGTTATTTCAGCAGGTACCACAGGGCCATATCCTCACCACCAGGGTACAAAATGTGTGCCCTCCAATCGCCCAGCATCCTTCCCTGCCACAACCCTCTCCCCTTGGTGGAGCTTCCCCGATGGAGACTGCATCGGCGCCCTCCTCTTCCATTCAGGTGGGGGCTGGACAGGCTTCACGTGTCGCATTTCAGAATATCGCACCCAAACCAGCGCCAAACCAGTCAGGTGGACATGCAGCCACGATAGCGTCTCCCAACCAGCAGCAGGCGCAGAGCGTAGTAATAGTCAGCCCCAACCCCCAACAGAGCCCTGGCTACAACCCCGCCATACACCAGATTGTTCTTGCCAACCCCTCCGCCATTCCCGTTGCCCAGACTATCCAGATAGCAGGGCATCCCGGAGCTGCTTCCAGCCCCTGCCCACCCATTTCCTCTCACTCCAGCACCCAGTCCAATCAAACTGTCAGCCAAGCACTGTCCATGAAACGGCATCAACAACAGCAACCGCTCCAACTTATTTCCCAAGCTCCACCCTCACAACCTACCTCCACTGAGTCCAGCTtgatcaaacagctgctgcttccaAAGCGTGGGCCTTCTACGCCGGGAGGAAAGCTCATCCTACCGGCTCCACAGGTGCCCCCTCCCAACAGCATGATGTCCTCAAGTCCACAGGTCATCTACCAGACAGGCTACAGCTCCCAGAACCcctctcctcagcctcagcAGCTCAATGTCCAACTGGTTCCTGGCCAGCTCCCTGCTACAGGAGCTCCAGCCCTCCAGACGGTTCAGCTCTTGCCAGGCCAGCTAATTTCCACGAGTAGCCCAGGGGCGGCTACCATCATCCAGGGCCCCACGGCAGCTggacaagtcacattcaccgtGGTCCCCAACACTGGCTTCACCACCTCTGCCGCTGTCGCTGCTGTGGCTCCCGTCGTTTCCCCTCCTCAATTCTCCACTGGAACTGTGCCCCACCACACCCCAGCAGCTCCCCCGACACCACCGCCACTGCCAGCTCCCCTCAGAGGAGATAAGATTATTTGTcaaaaggaagaggaggccaaggATGCCACGGGGCTTCACATTCACGAAAGGAAGATAGAGGTGATGGAGAACTCCTCCTTGGCGGAAGGAGACTCTTCCAATGGCAAAACCAGTAACGGCGATGTTGCGGCAGGCGGGAAGCTGGTTAATGGTCGGAAGTGCATGGAGTCTAATCTACCTCCATACCACTCAGGGAACAGCCAGGGTTCGCTCAATGGCCCGGCAGTGGAGAGTCACCCTGCGAATGGGAAGCAGGCCCTCTCCCCCTGCCTGAACAGCCCTGTGGAGGGCAACACTGACCCCAAAAAGACTCTTCTCAACGGAGTGTGTGACTTTGATCGGGTTGACAGTGCTGGCaacttaaacaaaaacattccaaATCACATCGCTTCCAAACAGTACTTGGGGAACGGGGAGGTGGGCCCCTCTGAAAAGAGTCATGGCCCTGACCCTCCTCTCCCAAGTCCTCCTCTCCCCCAGCAGGACACTGCCAAAGCCCAGCAGGCTGAGCGCCTTGCTAATGGACCCCAGGCAGTAGGCAATAGGCTTCCCTCTGAATTAACCAATGGACCTTTGATGCTCGGCCACTCTGTGCTCAGACAGCAACTGCACCCCaactcctccctcccccccactgtCACTGTTACCTCCCAGAGTCTTGCTGCCTCTCCGTCAAATGGAGTGGCCTCTGAGGCCCGAGGCCTCAAGAGGCCAGCCGAGAGCGAGGACCGCAGCGCAGCGGCAGCATCCTCGGGGATCCCCAATAAAGTGGGAGTGCGGATCATCACCATCACTGACCCCAACAACGCCGGCAGCAGTGCCACCATGGTGGCGGTGCCAGCAGGAACAGACCCAAGCACAGTAGCCAAAGTAGCAATAGAGAAGGCCACTCAGCAGAGGAACTGCTCAGCGATGGAGGCAGCTGGCTCGACG CTGACCGGCACCCAATCCCCGCCCCCTGCATCCCAGCCTGCACCAGCGGGTCACCACAACCCTCACCTCCCAGCACAGCAAACCTCTGCAGCACCGCCAGAGCAAAGCAGGAAACCAGGGCAGAACTTCAAGTGTCTGTGGCAGTCCTGTAAACG GTGGTTTGAGACGCCGTCTCAGGTGTTTTACCACGCGGCAATGCAACACGGTGGAAAGGAAGTGTATGGCGGTCAGTGTCTGTGGGAGGGATGTGAACCTTTTCCCCGGCAGAGACTGTCCTTCGTCACGCATCTACAA GATAAGCACTGTTCTCGAGAGGCTCTGTTGGCTGGACTCAAGTTAGAAGAGCAACAGGCACAAAGTCCCAATCAGACTTCTTCCCA GACTCCACCAGTGGCAGGCAGTCCTACAGCACAGCGTGCGCCGAAAGCGATCGTCAATCATCCGAGCGCAGCTCTCATGGCCCTACGCAGAGGCTCTCGAAACCTGGTCTTCAGGGACTTCACT GATGAGAAAGAGGGACCAGTGACCAAACACATACGACTAACTGCTGCCTTAACGTTAAAGAACATCGCCAAGCACTCTGACTGTGGTCGCAT GTTGGTAAAGAGGCATGAGACGCACCTCTCTGTGCTTGCGCTAAGTAACATGGAGGTTTCCACCACGCTCGCCAAATGCCTTTATGAACTGACGCGCTCGCTCCAGGCTTAA